Within the Ignavibacteria bacterium genome, the region AGTACAAGTTTACTTCGAAGGAAAGAGACTCCGAGACGGGTCTCGATTACTTTGGATCCAGGTATTATGACGCAAGACTTGGAATCTGGAGAAGTGTTGACCCTATGGCTGATAAGTATCCCGGAATTAGTCCTTATGTATACTGTAACAATAATCCAATTAGCCTGATCGATCCTGATGGAAATGAATCCATATTGAGTGATGGTCTCCTAACCTTTACTCTGCCGACAGTCACCATAACGGCCCCAGGTGTTGACGTCATATATGTATTTCCCATGCCCAGCAGGGAAGACAATTTAAGAATGGTAAGTGCAGGACAATTCTTAGCCAAAGAAATGCAGAAATTAAAATTAACATTTCTGGGAACAGTTGCGGTTGGCCTGGATAAAATTTCTCACCTTTGGAATGAGGACAGTGAGGGAGATAAAAATTCAGATCAGGATAAAAGCCAGGGGGTAGATCAAGGTGCTCCCGATCCAGACAAAATTTATGTAGATAAGGCTGGCAATGAATATCGTTTTAAACCTAGAAAAAATTGGAATGGCAAAAAAGATCGAGATGGAAATTATCCTAGTAGGGACGGCACAAAATGGGGTCCTGTACAGA harbors:
- a CDS encoding RHS repeat-associated core domain-containing protein, coding for YKFTSKERDSETGLDYFGSRYYDARLGIWRSVDPMADKYPGISPYVYCNNNPISLIDPDGNESILSDGLLTFTLPTVTITAPGVDVIYVFPMPSREDNLRMVSAGQFLAKEMQKLKLTFLGTVAVGLDKISHLWNEDSEGDKNSDQDKSQGVDQGAPDPDKIYVDKAGNEYRFKPRKNWNGKKDRDGNYPSRDGTKWGPVQNHKGFGHKLPHRDVQLPNRTHVNVILKK